A single uncultured Acetobacterium sp. DNA region contains:
- a CDS encoding GHKL domain-containing protein yields MNAETIEGYYRIVSILYTIGIQAMTAFFLYKMTQAFLKQKNCKPWIVGIVYFASVVLMYFIPYELENTAIYFIGMIISFVAMLCICSGNTQIKLFVAVTFFAVRWLGLSMGSCIYIPISDAAQNMIDISSPEVWKYNFILYVGLTLFDFVVNCIFVGIPVLIIIKTFVYKKVRYSFKETIFLLVPAISGLLSYVIMRSYNKVYENMLGIDLYSAAPYFYLFRFLSDFISIMTIVVVIVLFQNLEQKKQEEQKQYLLQSQIKDIQSHISEIESLYQKMRGLKHDIRNHVTTVKSLMEQKNYDEATEYLSSMNKAVEILDHHFKTGNPITDVIINGKYNEAVKKNIEFQSKFAFPIDTNIDAFDLSIILNNALENAIEASEKGANGFVSIESFRKKNTYLLMVENSYCGSIEMDETSGLPLTSKNDANFHGMGLTNLREVAKKYYGDIEIELTKNSFHLTIMIMIE; encoded by the coding sequence ATGAATGCTGAAACGATCGAAGGGTATTATCGGATTGTTTCAATCTTATATACAATCGGGATCCAAGCCATGACAGCATTTTTTTTGTATAAGATGACCCAGGCATTTTTAAAACAGAAAAATTGTAAGCCGTGGATCGTCGGTATCGTGTATTTTGCAAGTGTTGTTCTGATGTATTTTATTCCCTATGAACTTGAAAATACGGCTATATATTTTATTGGAATGATTATTTCATTTGTAGCGATGCTTTGTATATGCAGCGGAAATACGCAGATTAAGTTATTTGTTGCCGTTACTTTTTTTGCGGTACGTTGGTTGGGATTATCGATGGGAAGCTGTATTTATATTCCTATTTCTGATGCCGCACAGAACATGATTGATATTTCTTCTCCGGAAGTGTGGAAATACAATTTCATCCTATATGTAGGTTTAACACTATTCGATTTCGTTGTCAATTGTATTTTTGTCGGCATTCCGGTACTCATTATTATTAAAACATTTGTTTACAAAAAGGTGAGATATAGCTTTAAGGAAACCATCTTTTTATTAGTGCCGGCAATATCAGGACTGCTTAGTTATGTCATTATGCGGAGTTATAATAAGGTCTATGAAAATATGTTGGGAATAGATCTTTATAGCGCAGCTCCTTATTTTTATCTTTTTAGGTTCTTAAGTGACTTTATTTCGATCATGACGATCGTTGTCGTGATCGTTCTTTTTCAAAATCTTGAGCAAAAAAAGCAAGAAGAGCAAAAGCAGTATTTATTACAGAGTCAGATAAAAGACATTCAATCACATATTAGCGAAATTGAATCGCTTTACCAGAAAATGCGAGGATTAAAACATGACATCAGAAATCATGTCACAACAGTCAAAAGTCTGATGGAACAGAAAAACTATGACGAAGCGACCGAATATTTAAGTTCCATGAATAAGGCCGTGGAAATTTTGGATCATCATTTTAAAACCGGCAATCCGATAACAGATGTCATTATTAATGGAAAATACAACGAAGCGGTAAAGAAAAACATTGAATTTCAATCAAAATTTGCGTTTCCGATAGACACCAATATTGATGCCTTTGATTTGAGTATTATCCTGAATAATGCGCTTGAAAATGCGATAGAAGCAAGTGAAAAAGGTGCGAACGGTTTTGTCTCGATTGAATCGTTCAGAAAGAAAAATACCTATTTACTGATGGTGGAGAATAGCTATTGTGGTTCAATCGAAATGGATGAAACCAGTGGGCTGCCCCTGACATCAAAAAATGATGCCAATTTCCACGGTATGGGTCTGACAAATTTGCGCGAAGTGGCAAAAAAATATTATGGCGATATTGAAATAGAACTAACGAAAAACAGCTTTCATTTAACGATTATGATAATGATTGAATAA
- a CDS encoding HAMP domain-containing sensor histidine kinase codes for MAKKQHSVSLSFVLLRFAIVMLGCMLLCCLVWYCCFGWLQNTGVIYQGYVSNQQVEQLLAGEPKTFVSPGDDFLAEYALFGQNGDVLAGNVAGKKLENLAGFLREDTDSIHVSRHTYTDGSTAIFHWYYRAEFSNPMLRDMLPPFEYLWLATLGGAWVLCLLFNTLWLRRRLASKLKLFGEVSEKVGAQELDFAIPHAGIREFDQALGAMEHMKEALHRSLSAQWAAQLEREAEIAALTHDLKTPLTLVGGNAELLLDEELSESSRKMVETIVASNNRAKQYVASLLETSAGADEAFENTSLPAMFDELCQRTIAIAEAQRIGLHTQNGLEGTARIQKDHLLRALGNVVQNAIEHTPAGKNVYLEGRMVDGGWQVTVCDEGSGFSKAALHHATERLWRGDAARGADGHNGLGLWFAARVAKTHAGQLELQNCDSGGVVTIKFG; via the coding sequence ATGGCGAAAAAACAGCATTCTGTAAGCCTTTCCTTTGTGCTTTTGCGATTTGCCATCGTGATGCTTGGTTGTATGTTGTTATGTTGCCTGGTCTGGTATTGCTGCTTTGGGTGGCTTCAAAACACCGGCGTTATTTACCAGGGCTACGTCTCCAACCAACAGGTCGAGCAACTGCTGGCCGGAGAGCCAAAAACGTTTGTCTCTCCGGGTGACGATTTTCTGGCCGAGTACGCTTTGTTTGGCCAAAACGGCGACGTGTTGGCAGGCAATGTGGCGGGTAAGAAGCTGGAAAACCTGGCCGGGTTTTTACGAGAGGACACCGACAGCATCCATGTTTCGCGACACACCTATACGGATGGCAGCACCGCAATTTTTCACTGGTATTACCGGGCAGAGTTTTCCAACCCGATGCTACGCGACATGTTGCCACCATTTGAATACCTGTGGCTGGCCACACTTGGTGGGGCCTGGGTGCTTTGTCTGCTGTTTAACACCCTGTGGCTCCGGCGGCGTCTCGCCTCCAAGCTGAAGTTGTTTGGCGAGGTGAGTGAGAAGGTCGGCGCGCAGGAGCTCGATTTTGCAATTCCCCATGCAGGCATCCGGGAGTTTGACCAGGCGCTCGGTGCGATGGAACATATGAAGGAGGCCTTGCACCGCTCCCTGTCCGCCCAATGGGCGGCACAGCTAGAACGCGAGGCCGAAATAGCCGCCCTCACGCATGATTTAAAGACCCCGCTTACCTTGGTGGGCGGCAACGCCGAACTTCTCCTGGATGAAGAACTGTCTGAGAGCAGCCGCAAAATGGTGGAAACAATTGTGGCCAGCAACAACCGCGCCAAGCAGTATGTTGCCAGTCTGTTAGAAACCTCCGCCGGTGCGGATGAGGCATTTGAAAACACCAGCCTGCCCGCCATGTTTGACGAGCTTTGTCAGCGCACCATCGCCATTGCCGAAGCCCAGAGGATTGGCCTGCACACCCAAAACGGTCTGGAAGGTACTGCACGGATTCAGAAAGACCATTTACTTCGGGCCCTCGGTAATGTGGTGCAGAATGCCATCGAGCATACCCCAGCGGGTAAAAACGTGTATTTGGAAGGCCGCATGGTAGATGGTGGCTGGCAAGTCACTGTGTGTGATGAAGGCTCCGGTTTTAGCAAGGCGGCGCTACACCATGCAACCGAGCGCCTATGGCGTGGCGACGCAGCGCGTGGTGCCGATGGACACAATGGCCTTGGCCTTTGGTTTGCCGCACGCGTCGCGAAAACACACGCAGGACAACTTGAACTGCAAAACTGCGATTCTGGTGGGGTGGTTACAATCAAGTTTGGCTAA
- a CDS encoding putative Ig domain-containing protein: MTIIKKIRVIFIIAAMLLTLILILILLPMSVAFADEKGPEDVYYSLNPGGTYYFDLSAQGIPGKINPNLPDTSLKWVPFTYAGTVRAYSLDGTSNGNAGASSSAVATPRTLFVADYNVSTYAAWIEYAQAGLIFGKQYDSRGLSYDIRSLSTGNSYVDGQGSPATNEWDQILNKNISYIKNSGTVSWGQDTSTYRTDYRSQRGGVSTRSYDRSFYSGSEDENGFRPALMVTKRINAGTYGLKAITYDMNGNGTLGSKSLTSATVIVNGYEDTVTLPAITEANGFNYTGPGKPGWYYEGTFYEPETQISLPTGAVLRVGCKVGSEQLNLPIGTYYFDLSTQNIPGTKNTAQPDSSLKWVPFTYAGTVNAYSRTSTGASTDLNVSVNKRSLFVADYNVTKVVSWDELNNAGLIFGKAFSKDGANYLLRSLSAGSNITGTGESLRGLPSTNEWDQILNKDRGYIKNTSEMYSWGQDTNLSNGWERYLRGYQSSPRGVWTYPTSVKIDTCGFRPVLEIQNPETLGIDGLKYITFNMGSLGTIGDKKTLTSAKVVYRDSLTLPAITEANGFNYSGPSGTGTLGWYVGSQFYKPGTTTTLAMGTVLTPGYSIAPSVTGPTAMSLSKGYSATSTGGYTITGTDSVTVSKTFGDDRITWNSSTKKLDIAAGLEVGNYPVTLTASNGISPDTTLNFTLTVVLTYKLEVTPNYKFFNTEKEGYGELPAQNFIIRNTGSGTITGLKASVPEGRGYEISESLTSDTIPPGGTATVKARPKSGLSKGPGLNIKYYDTTLNITGDNGISASVNLSFGVSGAAPTITGPTEMSLTEGYSATATGGYTITGTAPVTVSKTSGDAKITWDDTNKKLDIAAGLTAGSYPVVLTAQNSTLVNTSLKFTLTVKPSYTAEITPNSNIFNAVTEGYVEQEAKNFIILSTGTGTITALKATLINGSKFEISDPLTSDTILIGETAAVKVRPKTELSVGVHTDTLKITGDNGLIITVGLSFRVNTAPIAPVAPVITGPTEMSLTEGYSATATGGYTITGTAPVTVSKTSGDDKILWDDTNKKLDIAAGLTAGSYPVVLTAQNGTSPNATQNFTLTVKQDPDIAIVAAAKAAIVDGSVNMAFGANQADKTAAVQSYVNNLIAGDAEGVMATVTHDSGDQYNVALSKGSASDSKSITMMVNEAADPDIAIVMAAFNAVDGASYKNMTPAEAVGEDAVANAVTATAETAVNNSIVTVIVTKVWPGYVLPITGDADNPNGTNGRYGFKVTVSKGSQSLYTGWKYIDITAEPFIGITNAQAVAAAKAAIVDGSVDVSFGATQADKTAAVETYVKGMIDKIADAAGVTATVTHDSGNQYNVALSKGSASDSKSISMTVNEVADPDIATVATAFSAVDGASYKNMTPAEAISEEVVANAVKTTAETAVNNNSVTVIVTKVWPGYVLPTASDADNPNGTNGRYGFKVTVSKGSQSLYTGWKYIDITAEPFIGITNAQAVAAAKAAIVDGSVDVSFGATQTDKTAAVETYVKGMIDKIADAAGVTATVTYGSGNHYNVALSKGSASDSKSITIEIDPAPPTGTAPTITTNSLDNGVVGTAYSKSLTATGDSAFTWSIDSGDLPYGLTLDANTGCISGTPTTTGTFSFTVKAVNNEGDDTKALSIYISSASSGSDGGNTGGGSPTPDPEAPITHIITTSSAISFGSLTAGYTTPPIQTMTVKNTGNQSVTLTQPTSEHYAIGALSHNILNKDETVTFTIQPKPGLEAGSYNESFSIAGTNGASATISLSFTVMEAPVTVAYRGHIQDIGDYPLDGSWVNSPEKIGTVGQSKRIEGFEIRLGAAAPAEMELRYNVHVENKGWLYDENDCADWPKDGAYAGTRGESLRIEAVKLVLTDKDGKPYPGYSVYYRGHVQNIGDLPTKSANWCTDGEKLGTVGSSLRLEALLVKVVKNETDLTADPALLE, from the coding sequence ATGACGATTATAAAAAAGATCCGGGTAATATTCATTATTGCAGCCATGCTATTGACCCTGATACTAATACTAATACTGCTACCGATGTCGGTTGCTTTTGCCGATGAAAAAGGGCCAGAAGACGTATACTACAGCCTTAATCCGGGAGGTACCTATTATTTTGACCTGTCGGCGCAGGGTATTCCGGGGAAGATAAACCCAAATCTGCCAGATACCAGCCTGAAATGGGTGCCGTTTACCTATGCGGGCACGGTGCGTGCCTATTCTCTGGATGGAACCTCCAACGGCAATGCAGGAGCTTCTTCTTCTGCCGTCGCGACTCCTCGAACCCTGTTTGTAGCTGATTACAATGTGTCAACATATGCTGCCTGGATAGAGTATGCCCAGGCAGGTCTCATATTTGGAAAACAATACGACTCTCGTGGTCTTTCCTACGACATTCGCTCCCTCAGTACCGGTAACAGCTACGTTGATGGTCAAGGATCACCGGCAACCAATGAGTGGGATCAAATACTGAATAAGAATATAAGCTATATAAAAAATTCAGGAACAGTTTCATGGGGTCAGGATACCTCAACATACAGAACGGACTATCGTTCTCAGCGGGGGGGAGTCTCGACCCGCTCTTATGATCGCAGCTTTTATAGCGGTAGTGAAGATGAGAACGGCTTTCGCCCCGCTCTGATGGTAACAAAACGTATTAATGCAGGCACTTACGGCCTTAAAGCCATCACTTACGATATGAATGGCAACGGCACGCTGGGCAGCAAATCCCTTACCTCGGCCACCGTGATCGTTAACGGCTATGAAGACACGGTGACCCTGCCCGCAATTACCGAAGCCAACGGTTTTAACTATACAGGACCAGGCAAGCCCGGCTGGTATTACGAGGGTACATTTTATGAACCGGAAACACAAATCAGCCTTCCTACCGGTGCGGTATTAAGGGTAGGATGCAAAGTCGGCAGCGAGCAATTAAATCTTCCGATAGGCACGTATTATTTCGATTTGTCGACCCAGAACATTCCCGGTACAAAGAACACCGCCCAGCCCGATTCCAGCCTGAAATGGGTACCCTTCACCTATGCCGGAACGGTGAATGCCTATTCCCGTACATCGACGGGCGCTAGCACGGATCTAAATGTATCGGTCAATAAGCGCAGCCTGTTTGTGGCCGATTACAATGTGACAAAAGTGGTTTCCTGGGACGAACTGAACAACGCCGGTCTCATCTTCGGCAAAGCCTTCAGCAAAGACGGCGCTAATTACCTGCTCCGTTCCCTGTCTGCGGGAAGCAACATCACGGGAACCGGAGAAAGCCTGCGGGGGCTACCGAGTACCAATGAGTGGGATCAAATCCTAAATAAGGATAGGGGCTATATTAAGAACACCTCCGAAATGTATTCCTGGGGGCAGGATACAAATCTTAGTAACGGGTGGGAACGTTACCTCCGTGGGTACCAAAGCTCGCCCCGCGGAGTGTGGACGTACCCTACCTCGGTTAAGATTGATACCTGTGGCTTCCGCCCGGTTCTTGAAATCCAGAATCCTGAAACACTGGGAATAGACGGACTAAAATATATCACCTTTAATATGGGTAGCCTGGGCACGATCGGTGACAAAAAAACGCTGACCTCAGCTAAAGTGGTATATCGTGACAGCCTGACCCTACCGGCAATTACCGAAGCTAACGGGTTTAACTATTCGGGGCCTTCAGGCACAGGCACACTCGGTTGGTACGTCGGAAGCCAGTTTTATAAACCAGGAACAACAACCACCCTCGCTATGGGTACGGTCTTGACACCGGGATACAGCATTGCTCCGTCCGTCACCGGGCCAACTGCGATGAGCCTGAGTAAGGGATACAGCGCTACCTCTACAGGTGGGTACACCATAACGGGTACGGATTCAGTAACAGTGAGCAAAACTTTCGGTGATGACAGAATTACTTGGAATAGTAGTACAAAGAAGCTGGACATTGCCGCCGGGCTTGAGGTGGGCAACTATCCGGTTACGTTGACAGCCAGCAATGGTATTTCGCCAGACACGACGCTGAATTTCACGCTGACGGTGGTATTAACCTATAAGTTAGAAGTTACCCCGAACTACAAGTTCTTCAATACGGAGAAAGAAGGTTACGGTGAACTGCCGGCGCAGAACTTCATCATTCGCAATACCGGATCCGGTACCATTACCGGTCTGAAAGCATCAGTGCCGGAGGGGCGCGGGTATGAAATCAGCGAGTCGCTGACAAGCGATACCATTCCTCCGGGCGGCACAGCCACAGTGAAGGCGCGGCCTAAGAGCGGACTTTCGAAAGGGCCTGGCCTCAACATCAAGTACTACGACACCACCCTTAACATCACGGGTGATAACGGGATTTCTGCATCGGTCAATTTGAGCTTCGGTGTATCTGGTGCCGCCCCGACCATCACCGGCCCAACTGAGATGAGCCTGACGGAGGGATACAGTGCCACCGCTACAGGTGGATACACCATAACGGGTACGGCTCCGGTAACAGTGAGCAAAACTTCAGGTGATGCCAAGATCACATGGGATGATACAAACAAGAAGCTGGATATTGCGGCAGGTCTTACGGCAGGCAGTTATCCGGTTGTTCTGACAGCCCAAAACAGTACGCTGGTGAATACATCTCTGAAATTCACGTTGACGGTGAAACCAAGCTATACGGCGGAAATTACCCCGAACAGCAACATCTTTAATGCGGTGACAGAAGGATACGTTGAGCAGGAGGCGAAAAACTTCATCATTTTGAGTACCGGCACAGGTACGATTACCGCTCTTAAAGCCACTTTGATCAATGGAAGCAAGTTTGAGATTAGCGATCCGTTGACCAGCGATACCATTCTTATAGGCGAAACAGCCGCAGTAAAAGTACGGCCCAAAACGGAACTTTCCGTCGGGGTTCACACAGATACCCTTAAAATCACGGGAGATAACGGACTTATTATAACTGTAGGGCTGTCCTTCAGAGTAAATACAGCTCCTATTGCTCCTGTTGCTCCCGTGATCACTGGCCCAACTGAGATGAGCCTGACGGAGGGATACAGTGCCACCGCTACCGGTGGGTACACCATAACGGGTACGGCTCCGGTAACCGTGAGCAAAACTTCCGGTGATGACAAGATTCTATGGGATGACACAAACAAGAAGCTTGATATTGCGGCAGGTCTTACTGCGGGCAGTTATCCGGTTGTTCTGACAGCCCAAAACGGTACTTCACCGAACGCGACACAGAATTTTACGCTGACAGTGAAGCAAGACCCGGACATTGCCATTGTGGCTGCGGCAAAGGCAGCTATTGTGGATGGCTCTGTTAATATGGCCTTTGGCGCAAACCAAGCAGATAAAACTGCGGCGGTTCAGAGCTATGTGAATAATCTGATTGCCGGCGATGCTGAAGGGGTGATGGCAACAGTCACCCATGACAGCGGCGATCAGTACAATGTTGCCCTTTCCAAAGGCAGTGCAAGCGACAGTAAGAGCATTACCATGATGGTGAACGAAGCGGCAGACCCAGACATTGCCATTGTGATGGCAGCATTTAATGCAGTCGATGGCGCATCTTATAAAAATATGACTCCGGCGGAGGCGGTCGGTGAAGATGCTGTTGCAAACGCAGTGACAGCCACAGCGGAAACGGCGGTGAATAACAGCATCGTCACCGTCATCGTCACCAAGGTCTGGCCGGGTTATGTACTGCCGATAACAGGCGACGCGGACAACCCGAACGGCACCAATGGCCGCTATGGCTTTAAAGTCACCGTATCCAAGGGTTCGCAGAGCCTATACACCGGCTGGAAATACATCGACATAACCGCGGAGCCTTTCATCGGCATTACCAATGCACAGGCGGTAGCGGCGGCAAAGGCAGCTATTGTTGACGGCTCCGTCGATGTATCCTTTGGCGCTACCCAAGCCGACAAAACCGCGGCGGTGGAGACTTACGTTAAAGGTATGATCGACAAAATCGCCGATGCCGCAGGAGTTACGGCAACAGTCACTCATGACAGCGGCAATCAGTATAACGTCGCCCTTTCCAAAGGCAGTGCAAGCGACAGTAAGAGTATTTCCATGACGGTGAACGAAGTGGCAGACCCAGACATTGCCACTGTGGCGACGGCATTTAGCGCAGTCGATGGCGCATCTTACAAAAACATGACTCCGGCGGAGGCGATCAGTGAAGAGGTTGTTGCAAACGCAGTGAAAACCACAGCGGAAACGGCAGTGAATAATAACAGTGTTACCGTTATTGTTACCAAGGTTTGGCCGGGTTATGTACTGCCGACAGCAAGCGACGCGGATAATCCGAATGGCACCAATGGCCGCTATGGATTTAAAGTCACTGTATCTAAGGGTTCGCAGAGCCTATACACCGGCTGGAAATACATCGACATAACCGCGGAGCCTTTCATCGGCATTACCAATGCACAGGCGGTAGCGGCGGCAAAGGCAGCTATTGTTGACGGCTCCGTCGATGTATCCTTTGGGGCTACCCAAACCGACAAAACCGCGGCGGTGGAGACTTACGTCAAAGGTATGATCGACAAAATCGCCGATGCCGCAGGAGTTACGGCAACAGTCACTTATGGCAGCGGCAATCATTATAACGTCGCCCTCTCCAAAGGCAGCGCAAGCGACAGTAAGAGTATTACCATCGAAATCGACCCGGCACCGCCTACGGGCACAGCTCCGACCATTACCACAAATTCACTGGATAACGGCGTGGTAGGTACAGCTTACAGCAAGTCCCTTACGGCCACCGGCGATTCGGCTTTCACTTGGAGTATCGACAGCGGCGATCTGCCCTACGGTCTGACACTCGATGCGAACACTGGCTGCATCAGCGGTACGCCGACAACGACTGGTACGTTCAGCTTTACCGTCAAGGCGGTCAACAATGAAGGCGACGATACAAAGGCATTGAGTATCTACATAAGCTCAGCATCAAGCGGTAGTGACGGGGGAAACACCGGTGGAGGTTCACCCACACCAGATCCGGAAGCACCCATTACACACATCATCACCACATCGAGCGCCATTAGTTTCGGGAGCTTGACGGCAGGCTACACCACCCCTCCGATACAGACCATGACGGTGAAAAATACCGGCAATCAAAGCGTGACGCTGACGCAGCCAACTTCTGAGCATTATGCCATTGGTGCGCTTAGTCATAATATTTTGAACAAAGATGAAACAGTTACCTTTACGATCCAGCCGAAACCGGGACTTGAGGCAGGTAGCTATAACGAAAGCTTCAGCATTGCCGGAACAAATGGCGCTTCTGCTACAATATCACTGAGCTTTACAGTTATGGAAGCACCAGTGACGGTGGCCTACCGCGGCCATATTCAGGATATTGGCGACTACCCGCTTGATGGCAGTTGGGTTAACAGCCCCGAGAAAATTGGGACGGTCGGCCAGAGCAAGCGGATTGAGGGCTTTGAAATCCGTCTTGGGGCAGCTGCTCCGGCTGAGATGGAACTGCGTTATAACGTCCATGTCGAGAACAAAGGCTGGCTTTATGACGAGAACGATTGTGCTGACTGGCCTAAAGACGGCGCCTACGCTGGCACCCGCGGGGAAAGCCTGCGGATTGAAGCGGTCAAACTGGTACTGACCGACAAAGATGGCAAGCCGTATCCGGGTTACAGTGTTTACTATCGCGGCCATGTCCAGAATATCGGCGACCTGCCCACAAAAAGCGCCAACTGGTGTACTGATGGTGAGAAGCTGGGGACGGTCGGCAGTTCCCTGCGACTGGAGGCGCTGCTGGTTAAGGTGGTCAAAAATGAGACCGATCTGACGGCGGATCCGGCGCTGCTTGAATAG
- a CDS encoding FlxA-like family protein: protein MQIGSALSSGSTNLSGRSAGVSAGTDAQTKNIQKQIENAQKQLQGLAENDQLSPEDKMKKRQEINQQISDLNKQLRQHQSDLRKEKLQPTGSSTDEIQGGQPKANSTTQNFKGTGLSRAGMMAVISGDTVLKQAQVQERVVTNMNGRVGVLESEIKLNKLRGASTTSQEAELADTQENIKNATSSQIEVLADANGKMSEADKTEETDKADKTEESTDKMESNNTTETSAVANKEKDENAALSAGAGSHTIFIVERSDFLGVKSMDIRV, encoded by the coding sequence ATGCAGATAGGAAGTGCGTTAAGTAGTGGTTCAACTAATTTGTCAGGAAGATCGGCAGGAGTATCAGCGGGAACGGATGCGCAAACAAAAAATATCCAGAAGCAGATTGAAAATGCTCAGAAACAATTACAGGGGCTTGCTGAAAATGACCAGTTAAGTCCTGAAGATAAGATGAAAAAGCGTCAGGAAATCAATCAGCAAATTAGTGATTTGAATAAACAATTAAGACAACATCAGAGTGATCTTAGAAAAGAGAAGCTACAACCAACCGGTTCATCAACGGATGAGATTCAGGGCGGCCAACCAAAAGCGAACAGTACCACCCAAAACTTCAAGGGAACAGGCCTGTCTCGGGCTGGTATGATGGCTGTGATATCGGGAGATACTGTGCTGAAGCAGGCACAGGTGCAAGAACGTGTTGTGACGAACATGAATGGGCGTGTAGGCGTTCTGGAAAGTGAAATAAAGCTGAACAAACTTAGAGGTGCTTCGACAACCTCGCAAGAAGCAGAGCTGGCAGACACACAAGAAAATATTAAAAATGCAACTTCTTCCCAGATAGAAGTACTTGCGGATGCCAATGGTAAAATGTCAGAAGCTGATAAGACAGAAGAGACCGACAAGGCCGACAAGACAGAAGAAAGTACCGATAAGATGGAAAGTAACAATACCACTGAGACATCGGCAGTTGCTAACAAGGAGAAGGATGAAAATGCCGCGTTATCTGCTGGCGCAGGTAGTCATACTATATTTATCGTAGAACGTTCGGATTTTTTAGGCGTTAAGTCGATGGATATCAGGGTTTAA
- a CDS encoding LytTR family DNA-binding domain-containing protein — protein MQIAICDDENEIRNMIARYVKIFSPDCFVKLYRSGEELLDDIQVFDLIFLDIHLGGRNGMDIARQLRKNGSQSIIIFVTALEEYIFQAFDVGAFHYLVKPIDKVKFFEVLKCAVAKWNEQSKLEQLMPEEKSINIKIGTTTNKIYRKEIIYIESDNRKVILHKADSTIEFYAKLSDLEQILDDDFARTHRSFLVNMRYILKYNATSVTLENGENIMMAKQKYREFVKQYLKYSKRKML, from the coding sequence ATGCAAATTGCTATTTGTGATGATGAAAATGAAATAAGAAATATGATCGCAAGATATGTGAAAATATTTTCGCCAGATTGTTTCGTTAAGCTATATCGATCAGGGGAAGAATTGTTGGATGATATACAGGTGTTTGATTTAATTTTTCTTGATATCCACTTGGGTGGTAGGAATGGTATGGATATTGCCAGGCAGCTTAGAAAAAACGGCTCCCAGTCAATTATTATTTTTGTTACGGCGTTGGAAGAATATATTTTTCAAGCATTTGATGTTGGGGCATTTCATTATCTGGTAAAACCGATTGATAAAGTTAAATTTTTTGAGGTGTTAAAATGTGCAGTTGCAAAATGGAATGAACAAAGCAAATTAGAACAGTTAATGCCAGAAGAAAAAAGTATCAATATCAAGATCGGAACGACAACAAATAAGATTTATAGAAAAGAAATTATTTATATCGAATCTGATAATCGGAAGGTGATTTTACATAAAGCCGATAGTACGATAGAATTCTATGCGAAACTTTCTGATCTAGAGCAAATTCTGGACGATGATTTCGCACGAACACACCGGTCGTTTTTAGTTAACATGAGATATATCCTAAAGTATAATGCGACATCGGTCACCTTGGAAAATGGCGAGAATATCATGATGGCAAAACAAAAATACAGAGAATTTGTAAAACAATATTTGAAATATTCGAAAAGGAAGATGCTATAA
- a CDS encoding response regulator transcription factor: MPKLLVVDDDLDMLSLVRAALEKDGHQIDTEADAATVEPARCQLYDLLLLDVMMPGEDGFSLCRRIRAEVDCPILFLTAKAEDAALVQGFGLGADDYIKKPFSVAELRARVNAHLRREVRQPTHTLSRGGVRFDMQAKVAIAGEHALPFTRGEYAICEHLALHAGQVFTKEQLYEAVFGFEAEGDASAVAEHIKNIRAKLKADAISPIETVWGVGYKWRKNSIL, translated from the coding sequence ATGCCGAAACTGTTAGTGGTCGATGATGACCTTGATATGCTATCCCTGGTGCGTGCCGCCTTAGAAAAGGACGGCCACCAGATAGACACCGAAGCGGATGCCGCTACCGTGGAGCCCGCCCGGTGCCAGCTTTACGATCTGCTGCTGCTCGATGTGATGATGCCCGGCGAGGATGGCTTTTCCCTTTGCCGCCGGATCCGAGCCGAGGTGGATTGCCCCATCCTGTTTCTAACCGCCAAGGCGGAAGACGCGGCCCTTGTCCAGGGCTTTGGTCTGGGCGCCGATGATTACATTAAAAAGCCCTTCAGTGTTGCGGAACTGCGCGCACGGGTAAATGCCCATCTGCGGCGGGAGGTGCGTCAGCCGACCCACACCCTGAGCCGAGGCGGGGTGCGCTTTGATATGCAGGCAAAAGTGGCCATCGCGGGCGAACACGCACTGCCCTTTACCAGGGGCGAATACGCGATCTGTGAGCATCTGGCCCTGCATGCCGGCCAAGTGTTTACCAAAGAACAATTATATGAAGCGGTTTTCGGCTTTGAGGCCGAGGGCGATGCGTCGGCCGTTGCGGAGCACATCAAAAATATCCGGGCCAAGCTAAAAGCCGACGCCATCAGCCCCATCGAAACCGTTTGGGGGGTGGGCTACAAATGGCGAAAAAACAGCATTCTGTAA